One window of Bactrocera tryoni isolate S06 chromosome 2, CSIRO_BtryS06_freeze2, whole genome shotgun sequence genomic DNA carries:
- the LOC120767781 gene encoding rap guanine nucleotide exchange factor 2 isoform X4 produces MDPYHHIRHHYPPTRPELQQKCNRGSHSSDTSSAYSGSDTMASVYGSSMDAEEIDLSGLVESVVDSDEEDLAESMDSLNVRDAVRDCLEKDPSERTEEDVEILLEFTQGLKAFTNITLAVRRALCAVMVFAVVDKAGTVVMSDGEELDSWSVLINGAVEIEHANGTREELQMGDSFGILPTMDKLYHRGVMRTKCDDCQFVCITQTDYYRIQHQGEENTRRHEDEDGRIVMVTELRQIGSNEHGTTGSNASAASAAGMKRGHVVIRGTPERLLQQLVEENSMTDPTYVEDFLLTQRIFIKNPQEVTQKLLAWFECDAEPPKGSTASPQEIRDRVTRVVLLWVNNHFTDFEADHEMMEFLEVFEAGLEHTRLLSQLRLLHIACAAKARMRSCTLTRSSRDEPLNFNIIGGYEMRGITAATGGGGCGIYIAHVVPGSKAQDVGLKRGDQIHEVNGQSFEHVTSKRAMEILMGSTHLSITVKSNLLGFKEMMLAIEQGGNGSSGSNGAGTPIGSGSGSSGGSLGSKSLRSPRRICANDIAKLHGRCMLDDMTTTNRSHMLRLSSVDMLLPTDQTDCCPPATPPPIMPQQPSSGGGNMASNFMSNLLQSVSNASARKDSQANCHDGGGGSKGGGFMTLAPRRRIQKALAKMNLLQHKSIGGAGLNDSVDIATPTETMSQKAGKLTTSSSSSSSTCGGVGGGNRLYQSQSNPDLSSSLLYEDATSLTTSTATAPTPTPNYLTASMHRPSAVSTTSSAMLPDYPEHVLKVFKADQSCKYLLINKETTAHEVVMLALQEFGIHDPSSNYSLCEVSVGEGGMVKQRRLPDQLQNLAERIGFAARYYLKTNGSTETLVPDELALELVRESSVHFLQLNAYELAIQLTLQDFAIFRQIESTEYIDDLFNLKTKYGVPMLTKFAELVNREMFWVVTEICSEHNIVRRMKIVKQFIKIARHCKECRNFNSMFAIISGLGHAAVSRLRLTWEKLPSKYQRLFSDLQDLMDPSRNMSKYRQLVSSELLAQHPIIPFYPIVKKDLTFIHLGNDTRIEGLINFEKLRMLAKEVRLLTHMCSSPYDLLAILELKGQSPSNALFSLNQLSTSQNAGGTHSTVIAANAGQSTIKRRKKSTAAPNPKKMFEEAQMVRRVKAYLNNLKIISDEDALHKFSLECEPSSNSQTHGSSGGSTRGESGLGRDGTGNSSTRSGDQLSIYSHTSSSSAPNSSLSLRKRHPSSPTLSTTSSTSSTSDHHNRRNMAHNNNSKFGIASPQAVKKILALSDPTKVRPHQPFTARHSGMPPPPPPLLVNTPHHMLAHAYSNTPAGMPLTAATGTSTTPSPCTHRRLASGSNSMPTGNMVPVRAIHERSNSDTPTPPLPSVDLSVESSSVTTFRDLPLRKSVTSVFNT; encoded by the exons ATGGATCCATATCATCATATCAGACATCAT TATCCACCCACGCGTCCcgaattgcaacaaaaatgcaATCGCGGCTCACATTCGAGTGACACAAGCTCAGCGTATAGTGGCAGCGATACAATGGCGTCTGTATACGGCTCCTCAATGGATGCGGAGGAGATCGATCTCTCCGGTTTGGTGGAGTCGGTGGTGGACTCCGATGAGGAGGACTTGGCGGAGAGTATGGAT AGTCTAAATGTGCGCGATGCGGTGCGTGATTGCCTGGAGAAAGATCCCTCCGAACGCACAGAGGAAGATGTCGAAATACTGCTGGAATTCACACAAGGTTTGAAGGCCTTCACCAATATAACGTTGGCGGTGCGACGCGCACTCTGTGCCGTCATGGTGTTTGCTGTAGTCGACAAAGCAGGCACAGTGGTGATGTCCGATGGTGAAGAGCTCGATTCCTGGTCGGTGCTTATTAATGGCGCCGTCGAGATTGAGCATGCGAATGGCACGCGTGAAGAACTGCAAATGGGTGATTCCTTTGGCATACTACCCACCATGGATAAGCTATATCATCGTGGTGTAATGCGCACCAAATGTGACGACTGTCAGTTCGTTTGCATAACACAAACCGATTATTATCGCATACAGCATCAGGGTGAGGAGAATACGCGACGACACGAAGATGAGGATGGGCGCATAGTGATGGTCACGGAATTGCGTCAAATCGGCAGCAATGAACATGGTACAACGGGTAGTAATGCGAGCGCCGCCAGCGCCGCGGGCATGAAGCGTGGTCATGTGGTGATACGCGGCACACCCGAACGTTTGCTGCAACAGTTGGTGGAGGAGAATTCAATGACTGATCCGACATATGTGGAGGATTTTTTGCTCACACAACGTATTTTCATCAAAAACCCACAAGAGGTAACGCAAAAGTTGCTCGCCTGGTTCGAATGTGATGCCGAACCGCCAAAGGGCAGCACAGCGTCACCGCAAGAGATACGCGACCGTGTCACACGCGTCGTCTTGTTGTGGGTGAACAATCATTTTACCGATTTTGAGGCTGATCATGAAATGATGGAGTTCCTGGAGGTATTCGAGGCTGGTTTGGAGCACACGCGACTGCTGAGTCAGCTGCGTTTGCTGCATATAGCATGTGCGGCCAAAGCGCGCATGCGTAGTTGTACATTGACACGTTCGTCTCGTGATGAACCTTTAAACTTCAATATTATTGGCGGTTATGAGATGCGCGGCATTACCGCAGCAACCGGCGGTGGCGGTTGTGGCATATACATAGCACATGTAGTGCCCGGTTCGAAGGCGCAAGATGTGGGTCTCAAGCGTGGCGATCAAATACACGAGGTGAACGGTCAGTCCTTCGAACATGTGACGAGTAAACGTGCAATGGAAATACTAATGGGTAGCACACATCTGAGCATAACGGTAAAAAGCAATCTGCTTGGCTTCAAAGAGATGATGTTAGCCATTGAACAAGGTGGCAATGGCAGCAGTGGTAGCAATGGTGCCGGCACGCCTATCGGTAGTGGCAGCGGCAGCAGTGGCGGCTCGCTAGGCAGCAAATCATTGCGTAGTCCACGTCGTATATGCGCCAACGACATTGCCAAATTACATGGACGCTGTATGTTGGACGATATGACCACCACAAATCGTTCGCATATGCTGCGACTCAGCTCAGTCGATATGTTATTGCCCACGGACCAAACAGACTGTTGTCCGCCAGCCACGCCACCGCCGATTATGCCGCAACAGCCGAGTAGCGGTGGTGGTAATATGGCCAGTAATTTTATGTCGAATCTTTTGCAAAGCGTTAGTAATGCATCGGCGCGAAAAGACTCGCAAGCTAATTGCCATGACGGCGGTGGCGGCTCAAAAGGTGGCGGTTTTATGACGCTTGCGCCAAGACGTCGCATACAAAAAGCGCTAGCGAAAATGAATTTGTTGCAGCACAAAAGCATCGGTGGCGCCGGTTTGAATGATTCTGTCGATATAGCCACGCCCACGGAGACGATGTCACAAAAAGCCGGCAAATTAACCACTTCCTCTTCCAGTTCCTCATCTACCTGCGGCGGTGTTGGCGGCGGTAATCGCCTATACCAATCGCAATCCAATCCGGATTTGAGTTCATCACTGCTGTATGAAGATGCCACTTCTTTAACAACCAGCACTGCTACAGCGCCTACGCCAACACCCAACTATCTGACTGCCTCCATGCATCGGCCATCGGCCGTTTCCACAACAAGCTCCGCTATGCTTCCCGATTATCCCGAGCATGTGTTGAAAGTCTTCAAAGCCGATCAGTCATGCAAGTATTTGCTCATCAATAAGGAGACGACGGCGCACGAAGTTGTTATGTTGGCGCTGCAAGAGTTCGGCATACATGACCCCAGCTCGAATTATTCGCTTTGTGAGGTTAGCGTCGGTGAGGGTGGCATGGTGAAACAACGTCGCCTGCCCGATCAACTGCAGAACTTAGCCGAACGTATTGGTTTTGCAGCGCGCTACTATTTGAAAACAAACGGCAGTACCGAAACACTGGTGCCCGACGAATTGGCGCTCGAGTTGGTGCGTGAGTCGAGTGTGCATTTTCTGCAGCTGAACGCCTACGAGCTGGCCATACAATTGACACTGCAGGACTTCGCCATCTTTCGGCAAATCGAATCGACTGAGTATATCGATGATCTGTTCAATCTGAAGACGAAATATGGTGTGCCAATGTTAACGAAATTTGCCGAACTCGTTAATCGTGAAATGTTTTGGGTCGTCACCGAGATCTGCAGTGAACACAATATTGTGCGTCGCATGAAAATTGTCAAGCAATTCATAAAGATTGCGCGTCACTGCAAAGAGTGTCGCAACTTCAATTCCATGTTCGCCATCATATCCGGACTCGGACATGCGGCTGTATCACGCTTGCGTCTTACCTGGGAAAAACTACCGTCTAAATATCAACGGCTCTTCTCCGACTTGCAGGATCTCATGGACCCCTCACGCAACATGTCAAAATATCGCCAACTTGTCTCTTCCGAGCTGCTCGCACAACACCCCATCATACCGTTCTATCCGATTGTAAAGAAGGATCTCACCTTCATTCATCTTGGCAATGACACGCGTATCGAAGGTCTcataaactttgaaaaattacgTATGCTCGCCAAAGAGGTGCGTCTACTAACGCATATGTGCTCATCGCCCTACGATCTGCTCGCCATACTCGAACTTAAAGGTCAATCGCCCTCGAATGCGCTCTTCTCGCTCAATCAGCTGTCCACTTCACAAAATGCCGGTGGCACACACAGCACCGTTATTGCCGCTAATGCCGGCCAATCGACTATTAAGCGTCGCAAAAAATCTACAGCGGCACCGAATCCAAAGAAAATGTTCGAAGAGGCACAAATGGTGCGTCGCGTCAAGGCATACCTgaataatttgaaaatcatCAGCGATGAGGATGCACTGCACAAATTCTCGCTTGAATGCGAACCGTCATCCAATTCACAAACACATGGCAGCAGCGGCGGTAGTACGCGTGGTGAGAGCGGTTTGGGTCGCGATGGCACCGGCAACTCTTCGACACGCAGCGGTGATCAGCTGAGCATCTATTCGCACACGTCATCCTCATCGGCACCGAATTCATCGTTGTCGCTGCGCAAACGTCATCCCTCATCGCCCACACTCTCCACCACCAGCTCAACATCGTCAACCAGCGATCATCATAATCGCCGCAATATGGCGCACAATAATAACTCAAAATTTGGAATCGCCTCCCCGCAAGCCGTCAAAAAGATACTGGCGCTATCCGATCCGACGAAAGTGCGTCCACATCAGCCGTTTACAGCGCGTCATTCCGGCAtgccaccaccaccgccaccactGCTAGTGAATACGCCGCATCACATGCTTGCGCATGCGTACAGCAACACGCCAGCGGGCATGCCTTTAACTGCCGCTACTGGCACTTCCACAACGCCAAGTCCGTGTACGCATCGACGTCTGGCATCCGGCAGCAATTCAATGCCAACAG GTAATATGGTACCCGTTCGGGCCATACATGAACGTTCAAATTCGGATACGCCAACGCCACCATTACCATCTGTTGATCTCTCAGTTGAAAGCAGCAGCGTTACAACATTTCGTGACTTGCCTCTGCGCAAATCTGTGACTTCGG ttttcaatacATAA